The sequence TCTGCGCTTTACTGTAGCTACTTCCTGAGGAGCTATGCGAATTGAGTAGCCGTAGCTACCTTATCAACCCCAAGTGGAATAGGATGAGCAGTGAGATTAGGGACGTGGCGCCTATCGCCACGTTGTCTCCTAAGGGCTTAAGCTCGTAGCGCTCGATGAAGGAGGACAGGGCTGCTGGCAGGGCGCCCCACGGCCCCACGAGGAGCCACGCTATCGGTAGGCAGACTGCGAACATGGCTAAGTTCCCCCACCAAGACTTATTCCTCTCTCCGTAAATAGCGATCCTAACTATGCCGGTGGCCGCGTCGCCGAACGACATGAAGAGGGTAGCCACTAGCCCGTAGGTAGGTGAGCCTAGGAGGGTCCATGAGGCTAAGAGGACCACGCCCCAGGTTACGCAGAAGCTAGACTCATACACGTTTTCACGGGCCTGGAACCACGTCATTAGCCTCCTCCTACGCATCAACCATAGAGCAAGCCCTGAGGATACTGCTAGCGTAGAGGGGATTGCTGGGGACGAGAATAAGTATGGGACTAGGAGGGCTACCACGCCCCCGGCGAGGACGTGGATTAGCTTCCTGTTAACGTACAGAGCGGCCTCTTTCGAAAGCCCCCTCTTAGTCAGTAGCGCGTGAACATGTCTAGATCCATAGATCACCCCCGCCACATAGATTATTATGGCGGCCGCGTGTACTAGCTCAGCCCCTAAGCTCCTCGGCATCAGTAGGCTCACGTAGTCGCCCCCCACGCCACCAACCCCCGGCCTTACGAAGAGCCCCTCTTCAGGGAGGATCATGGGCACCCCCGAGGGGGCCCTCTGCTTAACCCCAGCCTACTTATCTCTTCATAGCGTAGGGAGGCTAGGGCTCGCTGGGTCCGCAACATTAGGGCGAACGCCCCTAGGCCTTCCTAACTAGGCTTACTAAGCCTGGGAGGGGCTGGTACGCTACGCCTAGTTGAAGGAGCCTATTGAGCGCTGCCTCAAAGGCCTCGCGGCTAAGCCCTTGAGATAGAGCTCTCTCCATTAACTCCTCGATCCTCACTGGTTGGCTGGAGAGGTTGGCCTCGAGCCACCTTAAGGCCCTGCTCATCCCCTTAGCGTACTGGAGGTGCGTTGAGAACCACTCAGCCCTGGGCTCTCGCTGTGATCTAGGCTGGGCGGCGGGCTCCTCGAGGAGGAAGCTTGTTAGCGTAACAGCCCTAGGCGCCCCCGCTGGGGAGGGCTGCGGAGGAGTAGCCTGGGCTCTTCCCTCCTTAAGCTTAGAGAGGGCTTGATCTAGCTTGCGCAGCGTCGCCTTCATCTTCCTAACCCTATGGACGCTAGCCCAGTAGAAGGCCTCGTCTAGGCTTCGCTCAGTAATTAGCACGGTGGCCTTCCCAGCTACCCTCCTACCCGTCCTACCCCTCCGCTGAATAAACCTAATCTCGCTGGGCACCGGCTCGTAGAACACTACGTGATCTACCTCAGGTACGTCTAAGCCCTCTTCAGCTATGCTAGTCGCTACGAGCACGTTGAAGCGCCCTGCTCTAAAGGCCTCTAGGATCTCTTGCTGCTCGCGCTGACTCATCCCCTCGTCGCGCCCCCTGGACGCCTGGCCTACGAACCTAGCTGCCTTTACTTCTGGGAGGGCTGCGAGCTCCTCTAAGATCACCTTAGCGGTGTCTCTGTACTGAGCAAATACCAGAATCCTTGAGCTAGGCTTAGACCTAAGCTGCTCTACAACCACCTCCTTTAGCGCCTGCAACTTAGGGTGCTTTACGCCCTCAGCCTGCTTTACGTAGAACTTTGCCTCAGCGAATAGGGGGTCGCTTAGTATTGAGCGGTGGGCTCGACTGCCCCCCTCAGCCTCCTTAACCAGAGTGTCCTCGATGAAGGCCTTCAGCGTGTCTACGCCCTGGGTCTCGAGGAGCTCTAGCATATGGGCGATGGAGATGGCAGCCGTAGTCTGGGCCTTGACGTGATATAGGTAGCCTCCTCCTCCTCGCTCTAGCTTCGACTGCAGCTCCTCATTGAGCTCTAGGAGCGAGCTCTTCGTGACTGAGCTAGGCTTCTTATCTACAAGTAGCCCCAGCGCTTGGAGGGCTTTAACCCTCTCTTCTAACATGGACCTTAGGCACGACCTAATTTTCTCGTACTCAGCGGGGAGCTTGACCTTGCGCCAAGTCAGCTTAATCGGCTGGATGTAGGGGGCGACGTCCTCGTCCTCGTCAGTCCTGACCTCGATAGCCTCTATGAAGAGGTTGCGGCACAGCTGCATTACCTCACCTTCATCCCCGCCGGGCGACGCCGTTAAGGCTAAGATTAAAGGGTCGTGGCGCTGCTCGACGTACCTCTTAGCTATCTCTACGTAGGCATAGCCCCCCCTAGCCCTATGGGCTTCGTCGAAGATGATAAGCGAAACCTCGCTCAGCGAGATTATTCCGTCGGCCACGTCGTTCCTTACTACTTGAGGGGTGGCGAAGATAACCCTCGCCCCTCGATAAAGCCCCCCTCGCTTAAGCTGAGGGACTTGGCCTGTGAGTACGGCCATGTCCTCTTCGTTAATGTTTAGGAGCTCCTTGAACCTAGAGAAGTGCTGAAGGGTTAGGGGCCTAGTGGGGGCTAGGAATAGAACTTTCCCGCCAGCTTCGCGTAGCCTATGTGCTGTTAGTAGCGCAGCTATCACTGTCTTCCCTAGGGCTGTGGGGAGCACTACTAGGGTGTTCCCCCTCAAGGCCCTCTCGACTATCCTGCGCTGATACAGCCTATCCTCAACGGCCCTTGGCTTAACTAAGGGGTGCTCTACAAAGCTAGCTTCGCTCCTTGGCGGCTGGGCTTCAGCCACTCTCCTTCCTTAAGTGGCTTAGAGCCAACCCTTATAGGCATTACCACTCTTCCACCTAAGGGGGAGGATGGAACTCGAGGCTAAGGCTAAGGACTTCTACATCCTAGAGGGGCCGCTAAAGGCCAAGGTGCTAAGGGGGGAGGCAGAGGTTTGTGGAGCTAGGCTGAGTGAAAAGGAAGAGTTTGTCGTCGTAGCTGGCAGGGCAGTTGTCTTAGAGGCGCTCGCCGACCTGAGGCTTGAAGTGAGGGCTGGCGAAGGATCGAGGGTTGAGCGCTCCCCGCCGACAATCCCAAGTGAGTGGCGTGGCTTAGTTGAGGAGTTGAAGGGGCTTAGGGGCCCGGTAATGTTGGTGGGTGGCGTAGACGTAGGTAAGACGTTCCTAGCCACCTACTTAGCTAACCGCCTACTACAGGCTGGGCTTAAAGTAGCGGTTGTAGATAGCGACGTAGGGCAGTCCAGCATAGGCCCCCCTGCCACCATTGGCGCCGCGAGGCTGACGAAGGCGTACACCTGCCTCCTCGACGTGCCCATGGAGCTCGGTTACTTCGTAGGCTCCACTACGCCCGTCGGCCACTTGCTACCCATGGTTGTTGGGGTTAAGCGCCTCGTCGATAGGATGGCCCCGCTGGTAGACGTGGTGCTAATGGACACGACCGGCATGGTACATGGGGGGGTGGCCAGGGCCCTGAAGATATATAAGGCAGACGTCGTTAGGCCTAGGCTAATCTTGCTACTTGAGCGCGGCGAGGAGCTCCGCCCGCTAGCTAGACAGCTCAAGGCAATGGGCCTGGAGGTGCGGAGCCTCCCAGCGTCTCCTTGGGTTAGGCCTAGGGACCGAGAGGACAGGAGGATGCTTAGAGAGCTAGCTTTCCAAATACACTTTAGGCGTAGAGGCGTAGTGGAGGCCACCATTGAGCTAAGCAAGGCCCCCCTCATCGGCAGCTTTCTAGGCACCGGGCGCAGGCTTAGCGCTGAGGAGGCCGAGGCGAGGCTAGGGCTTAGGCCCTTCTACTGCGAAGAGCACCCTGAGGGCCTAGCTGTCGTGGTAGAGGACTCGAGGGACCTAGCTAGGCTTAAGGAGGCCCTCGGCGTGGTTAAGGCGTCTAGGAGGGGCTTCGAGGACGGGTTGCTGATAGGCCTCTTAGGTGAAGACGGCCTACTACTAGAAGTAGGCGTATTGAGGCGCCTTGACCTAGAGCACGGGGTGGCAAAGATAGCTACTCCTCTCCGCGACGTGTCTAAGGTTAGGGCCTTGAAGCTAGGCTCTATTAGGCTGGGAAGCAACTTTGAGGAGGTCGAGAGGCTACCCCCCGGGGTATTTTAGGCTTGAGGGTTACTAGGCGTAGGTTCCTGGCTCTGCTAGGCGCTGCTTTCGCTGGCTGCGCTATCGATGCACTTATCGAGCCAGCCCTCCTCCTCGAAGTAAGCCACGTAGAGCTACGCCTAGATATAGAAGAGCCCCTGAGGATACTCCACGTAACAGACCTGCACTTCGGAGGGGGGAGCCCCCCGTCTATATATCAAGTCGCCCTAGACGCCGTTAAGACGGTGGAGCCTAGCTTCATAGCGTTGACGGGCGACTTAATCTCAAGGGCAGCCTCAGCTAGCCAGGCGGTAGACTTCGTGGCTAAGCTTACTAGCTACGCCCCCATCTATGCGGTTCCAGGGAACTGGGAGTACTGGAGCCTAGGCGAAGGGGGCGTGAGAAGCTTCTTAAGCCAACTAGAGGGCCTGGGGCGCGTAAGGACCATGGTCAACGACGCCGAGGAAGTCGCCGGTATACAGGTCGTCGGGGTGGACGACCCACACCTCCTCAGGAGCGACCTAGACAGCGCATTGGCAAAGGCGGGGAGGGGCTTAAAGGTGCTCCTAGCCCACTCGCCTGAGATAATTAGGGATGCTGCTGGGAGGGTGGACGTAGTCTTAGCTGGACACACCCACGGAGGCCAAGTCGCGCTCCCCCTCATCGGCCCCCCGTACGTCCCTGTTAGAGCTGAGTATCGACGATACGCGAGAGGGCTCTTCTTAGAGAAGGGGACCTACATGTACGTTTGTCGAGGCGTGGGCACAAGCCTAGTCCCGCTCAGGTTTATGTGTAGACCGGAAGTAGTCATAGTAGACCTGCTACCCATCGGCTAGCGGCATGCGTATTTGCAGCAGGGCTAGAGGGGCTCTTCACCACGGCGTAGTGAAGCCCTGCGGCTAGCCGCCCTTCGACTTAAGACCCTGTCCTTAACGCTAACCGTTAACTACCAGTCATGGGGCAGCCTCTCTTCTTCACGGCGCTCCGCCTCCCTACGTGAGCCCACCGATGTAGGACGCCTCCCCCTATGAGACTACGCGTAGCGAAGAACTAGGGGCGTGGGCGAGCTGGGCATAATGCTGGCGGCCGTTACTTGTGAGGCCCTACTTTAGTCGAAGGCGCGCCTACAGTAAACCTCGACTAGCTGAGTCAGTCCGTCCTGGATAGACGTCGCGCCTCGGTCGCTTAGCGAGAGGAAGTTGAGCCGCATAGATCTACTTTACGCTAAGCTTAAGGGAGGGGTGTTGATTTAGAGCTTGAAGGCCTAGGTCCATGGCGCAGCCTCGCCCACTAGGCTTGAGTAAGCGGTGTTGAGGTATGGCGTGCGGAGTCGAAGAGGTTGTAGAGGAGGTTCTTGAAGCAGTTAGGGTAGCCACTGGGCTTAGGAGCAAGGGTCTTAAGCAAGCAGCTATACAGAGCGCGCTAAGCGAGGTGAAGTGGAGGCACGTAGAGCCGGTGAGCGTAGGTGATGACTACTCCCTCGTGCTTAAGGTCCCCAATCTGAGGCCGTGCGGCAGAGGTGAGGTTGAGGCTCACGGGGTAGGTGAAGTGGCGGAGCCTATAAAGAACTTCCCGTTAGTCGTAAAGCTTGGCGAAGGGTACGTAGCGATCGGAGCCTCATCCCTACGAGTATCGCTCAAGGCTACTAGAGGAGCCTTGGAGAAGGTGCTTCGACTGTGCATTAAGGCCTAGTGGCGCCCTCGATTACTACCCGCCTCGCGAAGAAGCGTCGGTAGAGTGATTGAAGCAACTTTAAGCTCGCCTCGCAACTGTTTTACCCCACGGCTCTCCTACACTCGCCTTGGCCCCCTTGGCTAAAACGCTCCTCAGCAAGAATAGCGCCTTTCTCCTCGAGAGCGCTCGATTGCCGTTTCCGCAAAATGGGTCGTAGACACAGCGCGGGCATCCATCGTGACAGTTGCAGTAGCTCAGTATCTCTAGGGCTACTCTATGAGCCTTCTCTAGGCGCTCGTAGAGCAACCGAGATATGCCAGACCCTCCAGGCGTAGCGTCGTATATCACGACGTGCCCATCCGAGTAGCTAACGCCGCCCAGGTCTGTTAGGCCAGCTCCGACTATAGGCCTAGCTGCGTGGATGAGGGCGTGCTCTAAGGCGTGGGCTGCTTCTAAGTCGACGTGCTCAGCGTAGCGAGCCGCTAAGAGCCTAGTCTCGTAGCTCCACGAGAGGGCCTCATCAAAGAACCTCAACGACTCAGGCTTGCCTCTCTCTAAGGCGTAGATGCTGTAGGTAGCGTAGCCCGTAACCTGCTTCAACACCCTGCCGCGCCCGTAGGCTAAGCCGACCCCGTCAGCCTCCCTACGCCTCTCGAGGCTAAGCTCCTCGACGTAAACCTCGTAGAGAGGCCTAGTGTAGTACGGCACGTCCCCTATCGGCTTTACCTCAGCCCTCAGCTTCTTTAAATCTAGGCTAGTGACCTTGTACGTATTTCCCCTATGTAAGTATATAGCCTCTGGGTGTAGGTCGTGGAGGGCCATCGGGGCCTCCCTAAAGCCGATGGGCCTACCCGCTAAATACACAGTTACCTCTGGCCCAGCTCCACGAAGACCTCTCTCCCTAACCACCCTCCAAGCTTCCTTTGTAGGGTAGTAGCTAGCGCCTCTAAGCGCTAGTAGTCCTTCAGCCTCCAGGGCCTCGGAGGCCCTAAGCCACTCTGTAGGTATGCTGCTCTTCTTCAACCTGCCGAGCTGTAGAGCTAAGGCTAGTACGTGGAGCTTCAACACTTCTTCGTTGCCCGGCTCGAAGACCACTGGAGTTAGCTCTTGAGCAAAGAACTCGCTCGGCCTAGACTCGTAGTAGGCGTCTATAGGATCGTCCCCCAGCACCGTGAATACGTACCCAGCTTCTCTACGCCTACCAGCTCTTCCAGCGCGCTGAAGGTACTTAGTATAGCTAGGCGGCGGGGACGCCATGACGACCGCGTCTATAGCCCCTACGTCTATGCCAAGCTCTAGAGTCGGGGTTGCCACTACGCAGTCTATCCTCCCAGCCCTTAGAGCCTCCTCCACCCTAACCCTGTCCTCACGAGGTAGGCCGGCCCTATGGACCTCCGCCCTAACTCCATCCCTCCTGGCCATCTTGGTGAGGAGCTCAGCCATCTGCTGGCTGTCAGTAAAGCAAAGCACGCGCAGCCTAAGCCTCGTGAGCGTGGCGATTAGCCTCGAGGCTAACGTCCACCTACTTAGCGGCCCGGCCGAGACGAGGACGTGGTAGGCTTTTCCACGGCGCCTAGGCAGCCCCTCAATCACTTCCACCGGCCCGTCGAAGAGTAGCCTTCCGAACTCATAGGGGTTCCCTATTGTAGCGCTAGAGGCTATTAGCTGAGGCCTCCGGCCGATGAGCATGGAGAGGCGCCTCAAGACCATCCTCATGTGAGAGCCGAAGGCCCCCTCGTAGACGTGAGCCTCGTCTAAGACCACCGCCTCAACTTTCTCTAGTAGAGCTCTAAGCCTGCTCGAGAAGGCCATGCCTAAGTGCACCATGTCCGGGTTGGTAATGAGGAGGAGGGGCGGCTCCTCAACAATCCTCCTCCTCTCCTCCTCAGGCGTGTCTCCGTCGTACACTGCCGCCGACACCCCTACGCTAAAGCAGAGCTCAGAGATCCTAGCCCTCTGGTCCTTGGCTAAGGCCTTAGTCGGGTACACTATCAAGCTCCTAGCCCCTTCCTTAATCGCCCTGTCTAAGAGCGGTAGGAGGAAGGCCTCTGTCTTACCAGTGGCTGCGCCTGACGAAATTACTACGTCAAGCCCATCCATAATCAGCCTGATTGCCTTCGCCTGGTACTCGTAGAGCCTCTCCACCCCCCTCTTCTTCATGGCCTCGCACAGGCCATTGGCCAACCCGACCTCCGCCACCAAGGGCCCTGGCGAGGGCTCCTCGACCTCCTCCTCTCTAACGTACACGATGCGGGCGGGGCTGCCCTTTAACAGCGCTTCGACCGCCTCGATGACGTTCAAGGCGCCGAGGCCCCTGAGGCTAAGGCCCGCCTCCCCTTATTAACGCCCGGCGCTCAGCGTTGACGAGGCGCTGCCCCTACTGGCCTTAATAGCCACCTTAGCATCGACTACCACAGCCCCCCTCTCGTAAACCACCACTGGGTTTAGGTCTACTAGCTCGATGAGCTCCTCCTCAACGCCCAGCTTCGACAACTTTAGGGCTACGTCTATTAAGGCGCCCACGTCCCTCCTAGGGCCCCCCTTAAAGCCCTCTATGAGCCTGCCGACCTTCGTCTCAGCTATAAGCTCACGGGCCTCTTCATAGCTTAGCGGGGCTAGCTTAAAGGCCACGTCTCTGTAGAGCTCAAGCATAGCTCCTCCGAGCCCGAACATGACCGCTGGCCCGAACTGAGGATCCCTAAGGAAGCCGAAGGCCACCTCTAAGCCAGGCCTAACCTCCTCTTCCACCATTACCCCTAGGACCTCAGCCCTCGGCAGGCTGGCCTTTACGCCTTCCACTAGCTTAACGTATGCCTCCTCAACGCTCCTCCTACTAGCTAGGCCCAACAATACCCCTCCAAGCTCAGCCTTGTGAATTATGTCCGGCGACACTACCTTCATCACTACTGGGTAGCCTATTTCCTCCGCAGCCTCCAGGGCCTCCCTTAGGCTTAAGGCTACCTTAAACCGCGGGGTCGCCAGCCCGATGAGGCGGCAGAGCTCCTTAGCCTCTGGCTCAAGTAGCCAGCTCCTCCCCTTAGCAACAGCCCCCTCGATTAAGTCGCGTGGGCTCAAGGCCTACGCAACTAGCTCCTTCAGCGCTAAAAACTCGGCGGTCGTCGCAGAGCGGCGTTTCGCGAGGCCTAGACCATCAACGTCAAGCCCTGCCCAGGCTCTCACCGTACTGAGCGAGAGCCTCTAGCGCACTAACAGCTAGCTCTGGCGTTGGGTACGTCGGGATGCCGCTCCTCCTAAGGCTCTCCCTCTCCTCATCCCACACCCCGTGAGGGTAGCGTAGACAAACCGCGACTGGCTTAAGCGACTCCCTATGGGCGTCCACGATAGCCTCCAGCGGGAGCCTCATGAAGTCCTCTGACCAAGAGTATACGTAGCTAATGACTACAGCGTCCACGTTTGGGTCGCTAAAGACCGCCCTAATGACCTCCCCGCACCTCTCAGGGTCGTTGGCTAGGAGCCCTAGGTCGACGGGGTTCGTCCTAATGGCGAAGGGCGGTATGAGCTCCCTTAGCCTAGCCAACGTCCCATGGCTAAGCCTAGCTAGCTCAAGCCCCCTCGCCTCGCAGCTATCAGCAGTTATAATGCCCAACCCTGCCACTAAGGAGACCACGGCTACTCTACGCCCGCGCGGGGGAGGTTGATGCGCCAGCGCGTCTGCCTTAGAGATTAGCTCTAGGCAGCTGTCCGCCAGTATGACGCCTGCCTTCCTAAAGCCAGCTCTGTAGAGCTCGTGCCTCCCCGCCATGGAGCCCGTGTGGAACCTTGAGGCTTCGTCCGCCCTACTCGACCTTCCGGCCTTGTACGCCACTATGGGCCTAGCCTTAACCACCCTCCTAGCCACCTCGATGAGCCTCCTAGGCTCATCCACGCCCTCGACGTATAGAGCTATGCTCTTCGTGTCCTCGTCGTGCTCAAGGTACTCCAGCAGGTCGGCGAAGTCCACGTTCATCCTATTGCCGAGCCCTACTATCTTGCTCATCCCTACTCCCTGCTCTATTACGTACGGCATTAAGAAGTGGCAGACCCCTCCGCTCTGACTTAGTAAGGACACAGGGCCCCTCTTTACCCTTGAGAAGGCTGGCGTGAAGCTGGCGTTTAGGTTCGCGTGGAGGCTTACCATGCCGAAGGTGTTGGGGCCTATGACCCTAACCCCTCCGCGCTCAGCCACTTCCCTAAGCTCCTCTTGAAGCCTCCACCCCTCCTCTACCTCAGCCTCCCTAAGCCCAGCGGCTATTAGCACAGCCCCCTTCACGCCGACCTCACCGCACTCTTCTAAGACCTCGAGGGAGTTCCTGGCCGGCACAGCTATGATGGCTAAGTCGACTACTTCAGGCAAGTCCTTAAGCCTAGGGTAGGCCCTCAGCCCCATTACTGAGCGGTAGCTGGGGTTTACGGGGTAGATTGAGCCCTTAAAGCCTCCCTCAACTAGGCTCTTCAATACGTGGTAGCCCATCTTCCTAGTGCTCTTAGAGGCCCCGACTACGGCCACTGACCTCGGGTAGAAGAGGCTGGCTAGGCTTAGGTGCATCTTCCCCTCGCTGAGCTTGAGAGGAGATAAAAACCTTAGCATAGCATGGGGAGAATTGCCTACGCGAGCTAAATGAGTATCAGCGGCTTAGAGGCGTCGGAGGGCTTATAGGTATCGTTGTCCCTACTGAGGCTATGCTCGACTCCTCTAAGCCGGCGAGCTATAGGACGCGCGTACCGGCGAGGGTCAGGCTGGACGACGGGAGGGTCGTCGAGGTCAGCGGGGAGGAGCTGAGGAGGGGGGCCTTTATGCTCTTCGCCCCGCTCCACGTAGAGCACTTGAGAAGGCGCCTTCTACTGAGCGGTTTCACCGACGCCCCCTCGATGCCTAGGGGGGAGAGGTACAGCATGGTTAAGCCCTTGCATGAGCCCTGGGAGCTCCACGTCAGGCTCTACGAGGGCCGCGGCGGATCCTTCATAGAGGGCGAAGTAGAGGTGGGCAGGAGGTACGTAGAGCACTTAAGCGTAGGCGGGAGCCTCCCCGTGGTCTACGAGGTGGTCTTAGCGATCAGCCAGCCCTACGGCGACCTCTACCTTCTACACAAGCCTAGCGGCAGGTGGGTGGCCGAGGTCTTAGATAGCCGGGAGGTAGTGCTCCACCCGCCGAGGTCCCTGACTGAGTGGAGGTCCTTAGCGTTGGCGGCGCTAGGGCTATTGATCGCGGGCTTAGCAGCATATGCCCTAGGCAAGCTGAAGCACTGGCCTACGCGCTAGCGCTACGTCGCCATTAAAATAGGCTGAGCTTACCTCCCCTCTCTCCAAGCCGTCCTGCCGCCAGTCATCTCCCTCCAGCACTTAAGGCAGAACCTAGAGCCTCTAGTCTCAACCCCGCACCTCTCGCAATAAGTCTTCCCGCCCGCCCCCCCCTCCCGCCATAGTGGCATCACCGCGAAAGCTGGGGCGAGCTAGGGTATAATAGCTTTCTTCCCTATACCTACTGGTGGCGCGGCTCCTAGCGGTGCGTAGGGCTATGCTGACAGATAGGTCTGACCTCCAATACGCAAGGTGGTGGCTCTACCGCGACTGAGACGACTCAGGCCTTAGCTACTCTAGCTGCCCTACGCTCCCTTAGCTCATCTAGCACCTCGCTAAACTCTACGCCAACAACAGCCAGTAGCACTAGGCAGTGGAAGATTAAGTCAGCGGCCTCCCTGACTACCCCTCCCCTACTTCCTTCCTTAGCTGCAAGCGCTAGCTCTAAGCACTCCTCGCTCACCTTCTTAATCACCGACTCTAGCCCTCCTTGGGCTAGTGAGCAAACGTACGACCCTGGCCTAGGTTTCTTAACCCTCTCCTTAACAACGTTGAATACTTCAGCTAGGATAGCTAGGCCAGCTCCCGGCTTAGCTGAGCTTGAGGAAGCCAGCTGGTTGTGGAAGCACGTATAGAACCCCTCATGGCAGCCTACGCCTCGCTGAGCTACCTTGAAGAGGAGGGAGTCATAGTCGCAGTCCGCCCAGACCTCCTTGACTACTTGGACGTTCCCAGACTCCTCCCCCTTCATCCAAAGCCTACGCTTAGACCTACTCCAGTAGTGCATAAGGCCTGTCGTAAGCGTCTTAATTAAGGCTTCTTCATTCATAAAGGCCTGCATCAACACCATTCCCGTATCAAAGTCCTGAGCGATTGCTGGGACCAATCCTTGAAGCTTAGAGAAGCCTATCTTCTCAGCTATCTTTCTAGCCTCCTCCAAGCTAAGCTTAACCGCGTCTTCACCCAAGCTGTGCGCCCAGTAGATCTAAGTCCTAGGCCACTTAAAGCCTGTTATGTATCGGCTCAACCACGTAGTGAGCCTCGAATATGGCTTAAGCTAGGCGCCGCTGATGGCTTGCTCAGTGCTTCACTAGCTGCCCAGGGTCCTTAGAATGAGCTTCGCAGAGCATTAGGACTAACTCTTGAAGAGCCCCTCGATAGGCTTATGCTTAGGGTGGGGCGCAGTAACGCTATTGTAGATGTTACAGGTGCACTACTTCTGCGAGATTAAGCCGTATGCATCCACTACTTCTCCACTTCCTCCCACGCTACTCAACGAGGCTTGCCGGCGGGACTAAAGGGCTAATATACCTGTGATCACCATCTCTATGCCCACCACGTAGGGGTATGGGGGCTCTGGCTATAGAGCAGGCATAGCCCATGCGTTATTATTAGCATCTCCACGACTGAGGGGCTTGGCCTAGGCTCTTGGGCAGGCCTATGGTTATCAGCATTGCGTAATCCTCTTTACATAGATGAGGGCTGTTGAGACTCTCTAACCACTTAAGAGTTTGAGAGGATGCTAAACAGGTGCTTGAACGCCTACCTCCTTTCCCTCTCTGCAAAGCAGCCCGCCAATATAGCTACGAAGAGCTTCGCATTCTCGCTTTAATGGGCTTTAGAGCCTAAATGCCACGAGGAGCGCGTAGGATATGGCTATGAGTATGGCCGTATAGAGCGCTAGTGTAGCGATTATGCCTTTCACGCTTTTAGGCCATCCTCCAATAACCTTCATCGGGGCCTCGATCACCTTAGCTAGAGGCTTAGGGAGGGGCATCATGAAAGGAGTTCTCCTACAGTACTCCCCATATCTCTCTCTATGCTTCTTGGTCATCTCCATCTCCTCGAGCAAGGCTACCCCCATTACCACCATCGTCGATATTAGCCAGATGAGTGCTGGAGGCGTCGTAAAGGCCCCCCTCACGTAGGGCTTGTAGCTCACGTAGATTAGGAGCCCGTAGCTCCAAAGTATGAAGCCTAGGTATTGAGGATGCCTACTATATTTGTATATCCAGAAGTCTACTAGCTCATGGCCTCTAAACCTCCCGTAGAGCCACGTCGCTGTACCCAAGGTGGATACGAAGAGCCCTAAGCACGTGATCACCACCCCGATGAGGGGCGCGGAGGGGATG comes from Candidatus Nezhaarchaeota archaeon and encodes:
- a CDS encoding dolichol kinase; this translates as MILPEEGLFVRPGVGGVGGDYVSLLMPRSLGAELVHAAAIIIYVAGVIYGSRHVHALLTKRGLSKEAALYVNRKLIHVLAGGVVALLVPYLFSSPAIPSTLAVSSGLALWLMRRRRLMTWFQARENVYESSFCVTWGVVLLASWTLLGSPTYGLVATLFMSFGDAATGIVRIAIYGERNKSWWGNLAMFAVCLPIAWLLVGPWGALPAALSSFIERYELKPLGDNVAIGATSLISLLILFHLGLIR
- a CDS encoding helicase-related protein — protein: MAEAQPPRSEASFVEHPLVKPRAVEDRLYQRRIVERALRGNTLVVLPTALGKTVIAALLTAHRLREAGGKVLFLAPTRPLTLQHFSRFKELLNINEEDMAVLTGQVPQLKRGGLYRGARVIFATPQVVRNDVADGIISLSEVSLIIFDEAHRARGGYAYVEIAKRYVEQRHDPLILALTASPGGDEGEVMQLCRNLFIEAIEVRTDEDEDVAPYIQPIKLTWRKVKLPAEYEKIRSCLRSMLEERVKALQALGLLVDKKPSSVTKSSLLELNEELQSKLERGGGGYLYHVKAQTTAAISIAHMLELLETQGVDTLKAFIEDTLVKEAEGGSRAHRSILSDPLFAEAKFYVKQAEGVKHPKLQALKEVVVEQLRSKPSSRILVFAQYRDTAKVILEELAALPEVKAARFVGQASRGRDEGMSQREQQEILEAFRAGRFNVLVATSIAEEGLDVPEVDHVVFYEPVPSEIRFIQRRGRTGRRVAGKATVLITERSLDEAFYWASVHRVRKMKATLRKLDQALSKLKEGRAQATPPQPSPAGAPRAVTLTSFLLEEPAAQPRSQREPRAEWFSTHLQYAKGMSRALRWLEANLSSQPVRIEELMERALSQGLSREAFEAALNRLLQLGVAYQPLPGLVSLVRKA
- a CDS encoding Clp1/GlmU family protein; the protein is MELEAKAKDFYILEGPLKAKVLRGEAEVCGARLSEKEEFVVVAGRAVVLEALADLRLEVRAGEGSRVERSPPTIPSEWRGLVEELKGLRGPVMLVGGVDVGKTFLATYLANRLLQAGLKVAVVDSDVGQSSIGPPATIGAARLTKAYTCLLDVPMELGYFVGSTTPVGHLLPMVVGVKRLVDRMAPLVDVVLMDTTGMVHGGVARALKIYKADVVRPRLILLLERGEELRPLARQLKAMGLEVRSLPASPWVRPRDREDRRMLRELAFQIHFRRRGVVEATIELSKAPLIGSFLGTGRRLSAEEAEARLGLRPFYCEEHPEGLAVVVEDSRDLARLKEALGVVKASRRGFEDGLLIGLLGEDGLLLEVGVLRRLDLEHGVAKIATPLRDVSKVRALKLGSIRLGSNFEEVERLPPGVF
- a CDS encoding metallophosphoesterase, whose translation is MRVTRRRFLALLGAAFAGCAIDALIEPALLLEVSHVELRLDIEEPLRILHVTDLHFGGGSPPSIYQVALDAVKTVEPSFIALTGDLISRAASASQAVDFVAKLTSYAPIYAVPGNWEYWSLGEGGVRSFLSQLEGLGRVRTMVNDAEEVAGIQVVGVDDPHLLRSDLDSALAKAGRGLKVLLAHSPEIIRDAAGRVDVVLAGHTHGGQVALPLIGPPYVPVRAEYRRYARGLFLEKGTYMYVCRGVGTSLVPLRFMCRPEVVIVDLLPIG
- a CDS encoding DEAD/DEAH box helicase, giving the protein MNVIEAVEALLKGSPARIVYVREEEVEEPSPGPLVAEVGLANGLCEAMKKRGVERLYEYQAKAIRLIMDGLDVVISSGAATGKTEAFLLPLLDRAIKEGARSLIVYPTKALAKDQRARISELCFSVGVSAAVYDGDTPEEERRRIVEEPPLLLITNPDMVHLGMAFSSRLRALLEKVEAVVLDEAHVYEGAFGSHMRMVLRRLSMLIGRRPQLIASSATIGNPYEFGRLLFDGPVEVIEGLPRRRGKAYHVLVSAGPLSRWTLASRLIATLTRLRLRVLCFTDSQQMAELLTKMARRDGVRAEVHRAGLPREDRVRVEEALRAGRIDCVVATPTLELGIDVGAIDAVVMASPPPSYTKYLQRAGRAGRRREAGYVFTVLGDDPIDAYYESRPSEFFAQELTPVVFEPGNEEVLKLHVLALALQLGRLKKSSIPTEWLRASEALEAEGLLALRGASYYPTKEAWRVVRERGLRGAGPEVTVYLAGRPIGFREAPMALHDLHPEAIYLHRGNTYKVTSLDLKKLRAEVKPIGDVPYYTRPLYEVYVEELSLERRREADGVGLAYGRGRVLKQVTGYATYSIYALERGKPESLRFFDEALSWSYETRLLAARYAEHVDLEAAHALEHALIHAARPIVGAGLTDLGGVSYSDGHVVIYDATPGGSGISRLLYERLEKAHRVALEILSYCNCHDGCPRCVYDPFCGNGNRALSRRKALFLLRSVLAKGAKASVGEPWGKTVARRA
- a CDS encoding acetate--CoA ligase family protein; its protein translation is MSPRDLIEGAVAKGRSWLLEPEAKELCRLIGLATPRFKVALSLREALEAAEEIGYPVVMKVVSPDIIHKAELGGVLLGLASRRSVEEAYVKLVEGVKASLPRAEVLGVMVEEEVRPGLEVAFGFLRDPQFGPAVMFGLGGAMLELYRDVAFKLAPLSYEEARELIAETKVGRLIEGFKGGPRRDVGALIDVALKLSKLGVEEELIELVDLNPVVVYERGAVVVDAKVAIKASRGSASSTLSAGR